The Deinococcus proteolyticus MRP genome includes a window with the following:
- a CDS encoding methionine ABC transporter ATP-binding protein, whose translation MTVATPFTSSSAPTAPAKPSAALELRGITKRFGAHTALEDFTLSVPRGSRTGIIGRSGAGKSTLVRLLSGLDTPDSGELYLGGENLLTLSPAQRRQRQARTGLVFQHFNLLAQRTAVQNVALPLEFAGVPRARREALAREGLAQVGLEGFGDRYPAQLSGGQKQRVGIARALVTNPELLLADEATSALDPETSASILNLLTRIQQERDLTLIIVTHQMEVVRSATTHVAVLDHGRLVESGETGRVLASPQHITTRALLGAHQPQVALAPGESLRQLTLPALDAAALAQLAALGGRVVEAQPTVIGGREQVLVWLAAPEQLSLHDLYSQLHTRVQPTRPEVVA comes from the coding sequence GTGACCGTAGCGACCCCCTTCACCTCCAGCTCTGCCCCTACAGCTCCTGCCAAGCCCAGCGCGGCGCTGGAACTGCGCGGCATCACCAAACGGTTCGGCGCCCACACGGCGCTGGAAGACTTCACCCTCAGCGTGCCGCGTGGCAGCCGCACAGGCATCATCGGGCGCAGCGGCGCCGGCAAAAGCACCCTGGTCCGGCTGCTGAGCGGCCTGGATACGCCCGACAGCGGCGAGCTGTACCTGGGCGGCGAAAACCTGCTGACCCTGTCCCCAGCCCAGCGCCGCCAGCGCCAGGCCCGCACCGGACTGGTGTTCCAGCACTTCAACCTGCTCGCCCAGCGCACCGCCGTGCAGAACGTGGCCCTGCCCCTGGAATTCGCTGGAGTGCCGCGGGCACGCCGCGAGGCCCTGGCCCGCGAGGGGCTGGCACAGGTGGGGCTAGAAGGATTCGGGGACCGTTACCCTGCCCAGCTGTCGGGCGGGCAAAAACAGCGGGTGGGCATTGCCCGCGCCCTGGTCACGAACCCGGAACTGCTGCTGGCCGACGAAGCCACCAGCGCCCTGGACCCCGAAACCAGCGCCAGCATCCTCAACCTGCTGACCCGTATTCAGCAGGAGCGTGACCTGACCCTCATCATCGTGACCCACCAGATGGAAGTGGTCCGCAGCGCCACCACCCATGTGGCGGTACTGGACCACGGCCGCCTGGTCGAGAGCGGGGAAACCGGCCGGGTGCTGGCCAGCCCACAGCACATAACCACCCGCGCCCTGCTGGGAGCACATCAGCCGCAGGTGGCCCTGGCTCCCGGCGAGTCGCTGCGTCAGCTCACCCTGCCTGCGTTGGACGCGGCCGCGCTGGCTCAGCTGGCCGCGCTGGGCGGCCGGGTGGTCGAAGCCCAGCCCACCGTCATCGGTGGCCGTGAGCAGGTCCTGGTCTGGCTGGCCGCCCCTGAGCAGCTCAGCCTGCATGACCTGTACTCGCAGCTGCACACCCGCGTCCAGCCCACCCGGCCCGAGGTGGTGGCATGA
- a CDS encoding MetQ/NlpA family ABC transporter substrate-binding protein, whose product MTPPDHKEHPKMRYSPPPTALATLALSLTALLAGCDSKTTETTVTSAASTASAADSQSSSQASSSQASSTAATAAAPSSGESVTLRVGATPVPAGELLEFVKPQLAKEGINLEITEFTDYVTPNTALGEGSLDANLFQHQPYLDSFQADRPLNIVPVRPVYLPPLGLYSEKVKALADLPDGATIAVPNDPSNEARALKLLEQGQLLTLKPGAAANAGLEAIESNPRGFKFLELEAAQLPRSLADTDASIVNANYALEVGLNPSRDAILHEEKDSPYVNVLATTGNRADDPNIARLADALTTPQVRDWLLQKYGGSVIPAF is encoded by the coding sequence ATGACCCCACCCGACCATAAGGAGCACCCGAAGATGCGCTACTCCCCTCCTCCGACCGCTCTGGCCACGCTGGCCCTGTCGCTGACGGCACTGCTGGCCGGCTGCGACAGCAAAACCACGGAAACCACTGTGACTTCGGCTGCCAGTACTGCCAGTGCCGCCGATAGCCAGAGCAGTTCCCAGGCCAGCAGCTCTCAGGCCAGCAGCACGGCAGCCACTGCCGCTGCACCGTCCAGCGGCGAATCCGTCACCCTGCGCGTCGGTGCCACGCCCGTGCCAGCCGGTGAACTGCTGGAATTCGTCAAGCCCCAGCTGGCAAAAGAGGGCATCAACCTCGAAATCACCGAGTTCACCGATTACGTGACCCCCAACACGGCGCTGGGCGAGGGCAGCCTGGACGCCAACCTGTTTCAGCACCAACCCTATCTGGACAGTTTCCAGGCCGACCGCCCGCTGAACATCGTGCCGGTGCGTCCGGTTTACCTGCCGCCGCTGGGCCTGTACAGCGAAAAGGTAAAGGCCCTGGCCGACCTGCCTGACGGCGCCACCATCGCCGTTCCCAACGACCCCAGCAACGAGGCCCGCGCCCTGAAACTGCTGGAGCAGGGGCAACTGCTCACCCTCAAGCCCGGCGCTGCCGCCAATGCTGGCCTGGAGGCTATCGAAAGCAACCCCAGGGGCTTCAAGTTTCTGGAGCTGGAAGCCGCGCAGCTGCCGCGCTCGCTGGCCGATACCGACGCCTCTATCGTCAACGCCAACTACGCGCTGGAAGTGGGGCTGAACCCCAGCCGGGACGCCATCTTGCACGAGGAAAAAGACAGTCCCTACGTGAATGTCCTGGCCACCACAGGGAACCGCGCGGACGACCCCAACATCGCCCGGCTGGCCGACGCCCTGACCACCCCGCAGGTGCGTGACTGGCTGCTGCAAAAGTACGGCGGCAGCGTCATTCCCGCCTTCTGA
- a CDS encoding methionine ABC transporter permease codes for MTLDAAVWPLLWKATLETLWMVVPSALLGQLLGTALGVWLTLTRPGGLTPNPALFRVLDAVVNVGRSFPFIILMIVLIPLTRALVGTSIGSTAAIVPLTVAAVPFLARLVEGSLREVPSGVTEAARAMGATTGQIVTKVLLPEALPGLLHAFTVLVISLLGYSAVAGAIGAGGLGDLAIRYGYHRFDTATMTVTVVALLLIVQLVQWLGDRAEHHADHR; via the coding sequence ATGACCCTGGACGCTGCCGTGTGGCCCCTGCTGTGGAAAGCCACTCTGGAGACGCTGTGGATGGTGGTTCCCTCCGCGCTGCTGGGTCAGCTGCTGGGGACTGCCCTGGGTGTATGGCTCACCCTGACCCGCCCCGGCGGCCTGACGCCCAACCCGGCCCTGTTCCGGGTGCTGGACGCTGTCGTCAACGTGGGCCGCTCTTTTCCTTTCATCATCCTGATGATTGTGCTGATTCCGCTTACCCGTGCCTTGGTCGGCACGTCTATCGGCAGCACCGCTGCCATCGTGCCGCTGACCGTGGCCGCCGTCCCTTTCCTGGCGCGGCTGGTGGAAGGCTCACTGCGCGAAGTGCCCTCCGGCGTGACCGAAGCGGCGCGGGCCATGGGCGCCACGACCGGCCAGATTGTGACCAAGGTGCTGCTGCCCGAAGCTCTGCCAGGTCTGCTGCACGCCTTCACCGTGCTGGTCATCAGCCTGCTGGGCTACTCGGCCGTGGCTGGGGCCATCGGTGCGGGCGGCCTGGGCGACCTGGCCATCCGCTACGGCTACCACCGCTTCGACACCGCCACCATGACCGTGACCGTGGTGGCCCTACTGCTCATCGTGCAGCTGGTGCAGTGGCTGGGTGACCGTGCCGAGCACCACGCCGACCACCGCTGA
- a CDS encoding MetQ/NlpA family ABC transporter substrate-binding protein, translating into MTLFPASSARSLPALTLTLLLAGCAAPETTETTSTSTTTTQTTTSQATTSGTATTDTASGAATGASAAAATPAAGGVLRVGANPVPHAEILEFVKPKLAAEGLDLQIVEFTDYVQPNVALGEGSIDLNYFQHQPYLDEFQADRPLGIVGGAKIHVEPLGLYSERYNDLSALPDGATIAISSDPSNSGRALKLLEKGGLLTVKPEAGISATVLDITENPKKLEFRELEPAQLPRSLADVDAAVINTNYALEADLNPLEDSLLLEDADSPYANFLAGKPEMLNDPRYNQLVQALQSEEVRQFILDKYKGAVVPAF; encoded by the coding sequence ATGACCCTTTTCCCTGCTTCCTCGGCCCGTTCGCTACCCGCCCTGACCCTCACCCTGCTGCTGGCCGGCTGCGCCGCTCCCGAAACGACCGAGACCACCAGCACCAGCACCACGACCACTCAGACCACGACCAGCCAGGCGACCACCAGCGGCACTGCCACGACCGACACCGCTTCGGGCGCTGCCACCGGGGCCAGTGCAGCTGCTGCTACGCCCGCCGCCGGTGGGGTGCTGCGCGTGGGGGCCAACCCCGTGCCTCACGCCGAGATTCTGGAGTTCGTCAAGCCGAAGCTGGCCGCCGAGGGCCTGGACCTGCAAATCGTGGAATTCACCGACTACGTGCAGCCCAACGTAGCGCTGGGCGAGGGCAGCATTGACCTGAACTACTTCCAGCACCAGCCCTACCTTGACGAGTTCCAGGCCGACCGGCCGCTGGGCATCGTGGGCGGCGCCAAGATTCATGTGGAGCCGCTGGGTCTGTACAGCGAGCGCTACAACGACCTCAGCGCCCTGCCGGACGGCGCCACCATCGCCATCTCCAGCGACCCCAGCAACTCAGGCCGCGCCCTGAAGCTGCTGGAAAAGGGCGGCCTGCTGACGGTGAAGCCTGAAGCTGGCATCAGCGCCACCGTGCTGGACATCACCGAGAACCCCAAGAAGCTGGAGTTCCGTGAACTGGAACCGGCCCAGCTGCCACGCTCGCTGGCCGACGTGGACGCTGCCGTCATCAATACCAACTACGCCCTTGAAGCGGACCTGAACCCCCTGGAAGACTCGCTGCTGCTGGAAGATGCCGACAGCCCCTATGCCAACTTCCTGGCCGGCAAGCCCGAGATGCTGAACGACCCCCGCTACAACCAGCTGGTGCAAGCACTGCAAAGCGAAGAAGTGCGCCAGTTCATTCTGGACAAGTACAAAGGCGCAGTGGTGCCGGCGTTCTAA